A stretch of Vannielia litorea DNA encodes these proteins:
- the nuoH gene encoding NADH-quinone oxidoreductase subunit NuoH, translating into MAEFFTNTGFGIFLLTVGQVLLLVIPLMVALAFLMYADRKIWAAVQMRKGPNIVGAFGLLQSFADFGKYIVKEIVVPAGADKAVFFLAPMVSLVMALIAWAVIPFNDGWVLADINVAILYVFAVSSLEVYGIIMGGWASNSKYPFLGSLRSAAQMISYEVSIGLIIIGVIISTGSMNFGSIVAAQDTGWGLLGWYWLPHFPMVFLFFVSALAETNRPPFDLPEAESELVAGYQVEYSSTPFLLFMIGELVAVVLMCALVTLLFFGGWLSPIPGLPDGILWMVLKMCFFFFIFSMIKAITPRYRYDQLMRIGWKVFLPFSLAWVVVVAFLAKFEVFGAFWARFAMGG; encoded by the coding sequence ATGGCAGAATTCTTCACCAACACAGGCTTCGGCATCTTCCTCCTGACCGTGGGCCAGGTGCTCTTGCTTGTGATCCCGCTGATGGTGGCGCTTGCCTTCCTGATGTACGCCGACCGCAAGATCTGGGCGGCGGTGCAGATGCGCAAGGGCCCCAACATCGTGGGCGCCTTCGGCCTGCTCCAGTCCTTCGCGGACTTCGGCAAGTACATCGTGAAGGAAATCGTGGTGCCCGCGGGGGCCGACAAGGCGGTGTTCTTCCTCGCGCCGATGGTCAGCCTCGTCATGGCGCTGATCGCCTGGGCGGTGATCCCGTTCAACGACGGCTGGGTGCTGGCCGACATCAACGTGGCCATTCTTTATGTCTTCGCCGTGTCCTCGCTGGAGGTCTACGGCATCATCATGGGCGGCTGGGCCTCGAACTCGAAATACCCCTTTCTGGGCTCGCTCCGCTCGGCGGCGCAGATGATCTCCTACGAGGTCTCGATCGGCCTCATCATCATCGGCGTGATCATCTCCACCGGCTCGATGAACTTTGGCTCCATCGTGGCCGCGCAGGACACCGGTTGGGGCCTACTGGGCTGGTACTGGCTGCCGCATTTCCCGATGGTGTTCCTGTTCTTCGTCTCCGCCCTGGCCGAGACCAACCGCCCGCCCTTCGACCTTCCGGAAGCGGAATCGGAGCTGGTTGCGGGCTACCAGGTGGAATACTCCTCCACCCCCTTCCTGCTCTTCATGATCGGCGAGCTGGTGGCGGTGGTGCTGATGTGCGCCCTGGTGACCCTGCTCTTCTTCGGCGGCTGGCTCTCGCCGATCCCCGGGCTGCCTGACGGCATCCTCTGGATGGTGCTGAAGATGTGCTTCTTCTTCTTCATCTTCTCGATGATCAAAGCCATCACGCCGCGTTATCGCTATGATCAGCTCATGCGGATCGGCTGGAAGGTCTTCCTGCCGTTCTCGCTGGCCTGGGTCGTTGTCGTGGCGTTCCTGGCGAAATTCGAGGTGTTCGGCGCGTTCTGGGCACGGTTTGCGATGGGAGGATGA
- the nuoI gene encoding NADH-quinone oxidoreductase subunit NuoI, with translation MTQIDWNRATKYFLLSDWIAGFRLGLKYFFAPKATVNYPHEKGPLSPRFRGEHALRRYPNGEERCIACKLCEAICPAQAITIDAEPREDGSRRTTRYDIDMTKCIYCGFCQEACPVDAIVEGPNFEFATETREELFYDKAKLLANGDRWEAEIARNLELDAPYR, from the coding sequence ATGACCCAGATCGACTGGAACCGGGCCACGAAGTATTTTCTGCTGTCCGACTGGATTGCGGGGTTTCGGCTTGGGCTGAAGTATTTCTTCGCGCCCAAGGCGACGGTGAACTATCCGCATGAGAAAGGGCCGCTCAGCCCGCGGTTCCGGGGCGAGCACGCGCTGCGGCGCTACCCCAACGGCGAGGAGCGCTGCATTGCCTGCAAGCTCTGTGAGGCGATCTGCCCAGCCCAGGCGATCACCATCGACGCAGAGCCGCGCGAGGACGGCAGCCGCCGCACCACGCGCTACGACATCGACATGACCAAGTGCATCTACTGCGGCTTCTGCCAGGAGGCCTGCCCGGTAGATGCCATCGTGGAAGGCCCGAACTTCGAGTTCGCCACGGAGACCCGCGAAGAGCTGTTCTACGACAAGGCCAAGCTTCTGGCCAACGGCGACCGCTGGGAGGCCGAGATTGCCCGCAACCTCGAACTGGACGCGCCGTACCGATGA
- a CDS encoding carboxymuconolactone decarboxylase family protein produces MTADFTKLFQQLMEQGQEMAKSINPDLASFKMPGMGDFMPTMPKDMMEMWMGKTFNPEGLDARTRLLVTLAALTVLGAQAEDQITLTVRHALEAGATPQEVAEVIAMMSMFGGVPAMTKAMELAQAEIQKTKGEGA; encoded by the coding sequence ATGACCGCCGATTTCACCAAGCTCTTCCAGCAGCTCATGGAGCAGGGGCAGGAGATGGCCAAGTCCATCAACCCTGATCTCGCCTCCTTCAAGATGCCCGGGATGGGGGATTTCATGCCCACCATGCCCAAGGACATGATGGAGATGTGGATGGGCAAGACCTTCAACCCCGAGGGTCTGGACGCGCGGACCAGGCTGCTGGTGACGCTGGCGGCGCTGACGGTGCTTGGGGCGCAGGCGGAAGACCAGATCACGCTCACGGTGCGCCATGCGCTGGAGGCCGGGGCCACCCCGCAGGAGGTGGCCGAGGTGATCGCCATGATGAGCATGTTCGGCGGTGTGCCTGCCATGACCAAGGCGATGGAACTGGCCCAGGCCGAGATCCAGAAAACCAAGGGAGAGGGCGCATGA
- a CDS encoding NADH-quinone oxidoreductase subunit J has protein sequence MTVADFAFYVAAIIVVVAGFFVVVSRNPVHSVLWLILSFLSAAGLFVLLGAEFVAMLLVIVYVGAVAVLFLFVVMMLDVDFAELRGEMARYVPLAALIGVILLMELGMVYGAWVSADGVAVAGSLGEIRPTNTPNTGMLGMVLYDQYFLLFQVAGLILLVAMIGAIVLTLRHRQDIKRQDVLAQMYRDPAKAMELRDVKPGQGL, from the coding sequence ATGACGGTCGCCGACTTTGCCTTTTACGTGGCCGCGATCATCGTGGTGGTGGCGGGCTTCTTCGTGGTGGTCAGCCGCAACCCGGTGCATTCGGTACTCTGGCTGATCCTGAGCTTTCTCAGCGCTGCCGGGCTCTTCGTGCTGCTGGGCGCGGAGTTCGTGGCGATGCTTCTGGTCATCGTCTACGTGGGTGCGGTCGCGGTGCTCTTCCTCTTCGTCGTGATGATGCTCGACGTGGATTTTGCCGAATTGCGGGGCGAGATGGCCCGCTATGTGCCTCTGGCGGCGCTGATCGGCGTGATCCTCCTGATGGAGCTCGGCATGGTTTACGGGGCCTGGGTCAGCGCCGATGGCGTGGCCGTGGCGGGCAGCCTGGGCGAGATCCGGCCCACCAACACGCCCAACACCGGAATGCTGGGCATGGTGCTCTATGACCAGTATTTCCTGCTGTTCCAGGTTGCAGGGCTGATCCTGCTGGTGGCGATGATCGGGGCGATCGTTCTGACGCTGCGCCACCGCCAGGACATCAAGCGGCAGGACGTGCTGGCGCAGATGTACCGCGACCCGGCCAAGGCGATGGAGCTGCGCGACGTGAAACCGGGGCAGGGGCTCTAG
- the nuoK gene encoding NADH-quinone oxidoreductase subunit NuoK, with protein sequence MVGLEHYLTVAAALFVIGIFGIFLNRKNVIIILMSIELMLLAVNINLVAFSAFLGDLTGQVFTLFVLTVAAAEAAIGLAILVCFFRNRGTIAVEDVNNMKG encoded by the coding sequence ATGGTTGGACTCGAACATTATCTGACGGTGGCCGCCGCGCTCTTCGTCATCGGGATCTTCGGGATCTTCCTGAACCGGAAGAACGTGATCATCATCCTGATGTCGATCGAGCTGATGCTGCTTGCGGTCAACATCAACCTCGTGGCCTTCTCGGCCTTCCTGGGCGATCTCACCGGCCAGGTCTTCACGCTGTTCGTGCTGACCGTCGCCGCCGCAGAGGCCGCCATCGGGCTTGCCATCCTCGTCTGCTTCTTCCGCAACCGCGGCACGATCGCGGTGGAAGACGTCAACAACATGAAGGGGTAG
- the nuoL gene encoding NADH-quinone oxidoreductase subunit L codes for METIILFAPLVGAIICGFGWRAIGEKAGMVIATGLLFLSAILSWIVFFSFDGQTEQITIMRWIESGSLSTDWAIRLDRLTAIMLIVVTTVSSLVHLYSFGYMAHDSHFREGESYRPRFFAYLSFFTFAMLSLVTADNLVQMFFGWEGVGVASYLLIGFYIRKPSAGAASIKAFVVNRVGDFGFALGIFGLFFLTDSIDMDVIFAAAPELAQTNITFLWTEWNAANLLGFLLFVGAMGKSAQLFLHTWLPDAMEGPTPVSALIHAATMVTAGVFLVCRMSPLYEFAPEAKTFIVYIGAFTAFFAATVGLVQNDIKRVIAYSTCSQLGYMFVAAGVGMYSAAMFHLFTHAFFKAMLFLGAGSVIHGMHHEQDMRNYGGLRHKLPYTYWAMMIGTLAITGVGIPLTYIGFAGFLSKDAIIESAFAAGTPAGTLGFALLVIAAAMTSFYSWRLMFMTFFGKPRGDKHTHEHAHESPMTMLVPLGVLALGAVFAGMIWMSSFFGHTDQVAKFYGIPLAGEAHATEEGHSEAAAEEGHGESAAAEEGHGTEMAESPEDVEVVVTDHAMEGGEHHAAFGGNPGDGALYFGPENTVLDDAHEVPKWVKLSPFLAMLLGLVLAWVFYIRRPETPKQLAQNQPILYQFLLNKWYFDEIYDAVFVRPARNLGAFLWKKGDTATIDGGINGLALGIIPFFTRLAGRAQSGYIFAYAAAMVLGIVVLVTWMSITGGAN; via the coding sequence ATGGAAACCATCATCCTCTTCGCGCCACTCGTCGGCGCCATCATCTGCGGCTTCGGTTGGCGGGCCATCGGCGAGAAGGCGGGCATGGTGATTGCCACGGGGCTCCTGTTCCTGTCGGCGATCCTGAGCTGGATCGTGTTCTTCTCCTTCGACGGGCAGACCGAGCAGATCACCATCATGCGCTGGATCGAGAGCGGCAGCCTCTCCACCGACTGGGCGATCCGGCTCGACCGGCTGACGGCGATCATGCTGATCGTGGTCACCACGGTCTCGAGCCTCGTGCACCTCTACTCGTTCGGCTACATGGCGCATGACTCGCACTTCCGGGAGGGCGAGAGCTACCGGCCGCGGTTCTTTGCCTACCTGTCGTTCTTCACCTTCGCGATGCTCAGCCTCGTCACTGCCGACAACCTCGTGCAGATGTTCTTCGGCTGGGAAGGGGTGGGCGTGGCCTCCTATCTGCTGATCGGCTTCTACATTCGCAAGCCCTCCGCCGGGGCGGCCTCGATCAAGGCCTTCGTGGTCAACCGGGTCGGCGACTTCGGCTTTGCGCTCGGCATCTTCGGGCTGTTTTTTCTGACCGACAGCATCGACATGGACGTGATCTTTGCCGCCGCGCCCGAACTGGCGCAGACCAACATCACCTTCCTGTGGACCGAGTGGAACGCGGCCAACCTGCTGGGCTTCCTGCTTTTCGTGGGCGCCATGGGCAAGTCGGCGCAGCTCTTCCTGCACACCTGGCTGCCCGACGCGATGGAAGGCCCGACCCCGGTTTCGGCGCTGATCCATGCCGCGACCATGGTGACGGCGGGGGTGTTCCTGGTCTGCCGGATGTCGCCGCTCTACGAGTTTGCGCCCGAGGCCAAGACCTTCATCGTCTACATCGGCGCCTTCACCGCCTTCTTTGCCGCCACGGTGGGCCTCGTGCAGAACGACATCAAGCGCGTGATCGCCTACTCCACCTGCTCGCAGCTCGGCTACATGTTCGTGGCCGCGGGCGTCGGCATGTACTCGGCGGCGATGTTCCACCTCTTCACGCACGCCTTCTTCAAGGCGATGCTGTTCCTCGGGGCGGGCTCGGTGATCCACGGGATGCACCACGAGCAGGACATGCGGAACTACGGCGGGCTGCGCCACAAGCTGCCCTATACCTACTGGGCGATGATGATCGGCACGCTGGCGATCACCGGCGTGGGCATTCCGCTCACCTACATCGGCTTTGCCGGGTTCCTCTCGAAGGATGCGATCATCGAGAGCGCCTTTGCGGCGGGCACGCCGGCGGGGACGCTGGGTTTTGCCCTGCTGGTGATCGCGGCGGCCATGACCAGCTTCTACTCCTGGCGGCTGATGTTCATGACTTTCTTCGGCAAGCCGCGGGGCGACAAGCACACCCATGAGCATGCCCACGAGAGCCCGATGACCATGCTCGTTCCGCTCGGCGTTCTGGCGCTTGGCGCGGTGTTCGCGGGCATGATCTGGATGTCGAGCTTCTTCGGGCACACCGACCAGGTGGCGAAGTTCTACGGCATCCCGCTGGCCGGTGAGGCCCATGCCACCGAGGAAGGCCACTCCGAAGCCGCTGCGGAAGAGGGCCACGGCGAAAGCGCTGCGGCCGAGGAAGGCCACGGCACGGAGATGGCCGAGAGCCCGGAAGACGTGGAAGTGGTGGTGACCGATCACGCCATGGAGGGCGGCGAGCATCATGCGGCATTCGGCGGCAACCCCGGCGATGGCGCGCTCTATTTCGGGCCGGAGAACACCGTGCTCGACGACGCCCACGAGGTGCCCAAGTGGGTGAAGCTCTCGCCCTTCCTGGCGATGCTTCTTGGCCTCGTCCTGGCCTGGGTGTTCTACATCCGCCGCCCCGAAACGCCCAAGCAGCTGGCCCAGAACCAGCCCATTCTCTACCAGTTCCTGCTGAACAAGTGGTACTTCGACGAGATCTATGACGCGGTCTTCGTGCGGCCTGCCCGAAACCTCGGCGCCTTCCTCTGGAAGAAGGGCGACACGGCGACCATCGACGGCGGGATCAACGGGCTGGCCCTCGGGATCATTCCCTTCTTCACCCGTCTCGCGGGCCGGGCGCAGTCGGGCTACATTTTCGCCTATGCGGCGGCGATGGTGCTCGGGATCGTGGTGCTCGTCACCTGGATGTCTATCACCGGAGGGGCCAACTGA
- a CDS encoding NADH-quinone oxidoreductase subunit M produces the protein MDNLLSIITFIPAIAAVILALFLRGEDVAAQTNAKWLAMIATGATFIVSLFLIAQFDPSDTGFQFVEERAWLMGLKYKMGVDGISVLFVMLTTFLMPLTIWSAWNVKTRVKEYMIAFLLLETLMLGVFCALDLVLFYLFFEAGLIPMFLIIGIWGGANRIYAAFKFFLYTFLGSVLMLVAMIAMYVDAGTTDIAMLLQHNFSTGGISLFGFQIVGGLQTLLFLAFFASFAVKMPMWPVHTWLPDAHVQAPTAGSVVLAAILLKMGGYGFLRFSLPMFPVASDLLAPLVFWMSAIAIVYTSLVALAQEDMKKLIAYSSVAHMGYVTMGIFAANQQGIDGAIFQMISHGFISGALFLIVGVIYDRMHTREIDAYGGLINRMPAYALIFCFFTMANVGLPGTSGFIGEFLVLMGIFQVNTWVALFATSGVILSAAYALWLYRRVVLGDLIKESLKTITDMSRRERAIFAPLVVMTLLLGVYPALVTDVIGPSVEALIGKYETAVADFSPATQVAETGDH, from the coding sequence ATGGACAACCTTCTTTCGATCATCACCTTCATTCCGGCCATCGCGGCGGTGATCCTGGCCCTGTTCCTGCGCGGCGAGGACGTGGCGGCCCAGACCAATGCCAAGTGGCTGGCGATGATCGCCACGGGCGCGACCTTCATCGTCTCGCTCTTCCTGATCGCGCAGTTCGACCCCTCGGACACCGGCTTTCAGTTCGTGGAAGAGCGCGCGTGGCTGATGGGGCTGAAATACAAGATGGGTGTGGACGGCATTTCGGTGCTCTTCGTCATGCTCACCACCTTCCTGATGCCGCTGACCATCTGGTCGGCCTGGAACGTGAAGACCCGCGTGAAGGAATACATGATCGCCTTCCTGCTGCTGGAGACGCTGATGCTCGGCGTGTTCTGCGCGCTGGACCTGGTGCTCTTCTACCTGTTCTTCGAAGCCGGCCTGATCCCGATGTTCCTGATCATCGGCATCTGGGGCGGGGCGAACCGGATCTACGCGGCGTTCAAGTTCTTTCTCTACACCTTCCTCGGCTCGGTGCTGATGCTGGTGGCGATGATCGCGATGTATGTGGATGCGGGCACGACCGACATTGCCATGCTGTTGCAGCACAATTTCTCGACGGGCGGGATCAGCCTGTTCGGCTTTCAGATCGTGGGCGGGCTCCAGACGCTGCTGTTTCTGGCCTTCTTCGCCAGCTTCGCGGTGAAGATGCCGATGTGGCCGGTGCACACCTGGCTGCCCGACGCCCACGTGCAGGCGCCGACAGCGGGTTCGGTGGTGCTGGCGGCGATCCTGCTCAAGATGGGGGGCTATGGCTTTCTGCGGTTCAGCCTGCCGATGTTCCCGGTGGCCTCTGACCTGCTGGCGCCGCTGGTGTTCTGGATGAGTGCCATTGCCATTGTCTACACCTCGCTGGTCGCGCTGGCGCAGGAAGACATGAAGAAGCTGATCGCCTACTCCTCGGTGGCGCACATGGGCTACGTGACAATGGGCATCTTTGCCGCCAACCAGCAGGGGATCGACGGCGCGATCTTCCAGATGATCAGCCACGGGTTCATCTCGGGCGCGCTCTTTCTCATCGTCGGCGTGATCTACGACCGGATGCACACCCGCGAGATCGACGCCTATGGCGGGCTCATCAACCGGATGCCGGCCTATGCGCTGATCTTCTGCTTCTTCACCATGGCCAACGTTGGCCTGCCGGGCACCAGCGGCTTCATCGGCGAGTTCCTCGTGCTCATGGGGATCTTCCAGGTGAACACCTGGGTGGCGCTCTTTGCCACCTCGGGGGTGATCCTCAGCGCCGCCTATGCGCTCTGGCTCTATCGCCGGGTGGTGCTGGGCGACCTCATCAAGGAAAGCCTGAAGACCATCACCGACATGAGCCGTCGCGAGCGCGCAATCTTTGCGCCGCTGGTGGTGATGACCCTGCTCCTGGGTGTTTACCCGGCGCTGGTGACCGATGTGATCGGGCCCTCGGTGGAGGCCCTCATCGGCAAGTACGAGACTGCTGTGGCCGACTTCAGCCCGGCGACGCAAGTGGCGGAAACGGGAGACCACTGA
- the nuoN gene encoding NADH-quinone oxidoreductase subunit NuoN translates to MIATDLAILLPEIFLSLFAMVALLAAVYTEKDGMAGSISWAASAVMLAVAVWVLMSGGNDRSAFGGLFIDDGFARFAKVVILVSAACVMMMGQEFMARRGLLRFEYPILVVLAVVGMMLMVSAGDLMALYMGLELQSLALYVVAAIRRDGVKSTEAGLKYFVLGALSSGLLLYGASLTYGYAGTTQFDGIIAAAGGGEMPLGLLIGLVFIVSGLAFKVSAVPFHMWTPDVYEGAPTPITAFFATAPKVAAMGLFARVLHDAFGNATGDWGQILALLAVLSMFLGAIAAVGQRDIKRLMAYSSIAHMGYALVGLASGTEQGVTAMLIYMAIYVTMNIGTFAFILSMERDGRHITSIDSLRQLGNREPVKALALLVLMFSLAGVPPLLGFFGKFAVLMAAVDAGMTWLAVAGAVASVIGAFYYLRIVYYLYFGEESVEPVEGHMSPLGFGFLVASAAIMILGIVNLFGVDGLAAAAAATLVN, encoded by the coding sequence ATGATTGCGACCGACCTCGCCATTCTCCTGCCGGAGATCTTTCTTTCGCTCTTCGCGATGGTGGCGCTGCTCGCCGCCGTCTACACCGAGAAGGACGGGATGGCCGGCTCGATCAGCTGGGCCGCCAGCGCGGTGATGCTGGCCGTGGCCGTCTGGGTGCTGATGTCGGGGGGCAATGACCGCTCGGCCTTTGGCGGCCTGTTCATCGACGACGGCTTTGCCCGCTTCGCCAAGGTGGTGATCCTGGTCAGCGCGGCCTGCGTGATGATGATGGGGCAGGAGTTCATGGCGCGCCGCGGGCTGCTGCGGTTCGAATACCCGATCCTCGTGGTGCTGGCGGTCGTCGGCATGATGCTGATGGTCTCGGCGGGCGACCTGATGGCGCTCTACATGGGCCTCGAGCTGCAATCGCTGGCGCTCTACGTGGTGGCCGCGATCCGGCGCGACGGGGTGAAATCGACGGAAGCCGGGCTCAAGTACTTCGTGCTGGGCGCGCTCTCCTCGGGCCTGCTGCTCTATGGCGCGTCGCTCACCTACGGCTACGCGGGCACCACGCAGTTTGACGGGATCATCGCCGCCGCGGGCGGGGGCGAGATGCCGCTGGGCCTGCTCATCGGCCTCGTCTTCATCGTCTCGGGACTCGCCTTCAAGGTCAGTGCCGTGCCGTTCCACATGTGGACGCCCGACGTTTACGAAGGCGCACCGACGCCGATCACGGCCTTCTTCGCGACCGCACCCAAGGTGGCGGCGATGGGGCTCTTTGCCCGCGTGCTGCATGATGCCTTCGGCAACGCCACCGGCGACTGGGGGCAGATCCTGGCGCTGCTGGCGGTGCTCTCGATGTTCCTCGGCGCGATTGCCGCCGTGGGCCAGCGCGACATCAAGCGGCTCATGGCCTATTCCTCGATCGCCCACATGGGCTACGCGCTGGTCGGCCTCGCCTCGGGCACCGAGCAGGGCGTGACGGCGATGCTGATCTACATGGCGATCTACGTGACCATGAACATCGGCACCTTCGCCTTCATCCTGAGCATGGAGCGCGACGGGCGGCATATCACCTCGATCGACAGCCTGCGGCAGCTGGGCAACCGGGAGCCGGTGAAGGCGCTGGCGCTCCTGGTGCTGATGTTCAGCCTTGCGGGCGTGCCCCCGCTGCTGGGCTTCTTCGGCAAGTTCGCAGTGCTCATGGCGGCGGTGGATGCGGGCATGACCTGGCTTGCGGTGGCCGGTGCGGTGGCCTCGGTCATCGGAGCGTTCTACTACCTGCGCATCGTCTACTACCTCTACTTCGGCGAGGAGAGCGTGGAGCCGGTGGAGGGCCACATGAGCCCGCTCGGCTTTGGATTTCTGGTGGCCTCCGCGGCGATCATGATCCTCGGCATCGTCAACCTCTTCGGGGTCGACGGCCTTGCGGCGGCAGCGGCGGCCACCCTTGTCAACTGA
- a CDS encoding biotin--[acetyl-CoA-carboxylase] ligase codes for MSTDADRVVLDSCPSTMTVARDGFAGYLRPTWVLAHRQTGGHGRRGRPWANPRGAFTATLALPRPGTAQAAAQRSFVAALALFDAVVAVTGRPDGLSLKWPNDVLLNGGKLAGILLESLGPRRDGTLDGLLIGIGVNLIEPPVAGEVEEGAVRPVALAEETGVQVTPEEFLDALAPAYARHEQAFTAQGFGPIRRAWLDRAARLGQTITARLPGEAVTGTFKTIDEMGYLQLQTDTGLRGIAAAEVFF; via the coding sequence TTGTCAACTGACGCGGACCGGGTCGTCCTCGACAGCTGCCCATCCACGATGACGGTGGCCCGCGACGGCTTTGCGGGCTACCTGCGTCCGACCTGGGTGCTGGCGCATCGCCAGACCGGTGGCCACGGGCGGCGCGGGCGGCCCTGGGCCAATCCGCGCGGGGCCTTCACCGCAACGCTGGCCCTGCCGCGCCCCGGCACGGCGCAGGCGGCGGCGCAGAGGAGCTTTGTCGCGGCGCTGGCGCTCTTCGATGCCGTCGTGGCCGTCACCGGGCGGCCGGACGGGCTCTCGCTGAAATGGCCGAACGACGTGCTGCTCAATGGCGGCAAGCTAGCGGGGATCCTGCTGGAGAGCCTCGGGCCACGGCGCGATGGCACGCTGGACGGGTTGCTCATCGGCATCGGGGTGAACCTGATCGAGCCGCCGGTCGCGGGAGAGGTGGAAGAAGGCGCAGTCAGGCCGGTGGCGCTGGCCGAGGAGACCGGCGTGCAGGTGACGCCCGAGGAGTTTCTCGATGCGCTGGCGCCGGCCTATGCGCGGCACGAGCAGGCCTTCACGGCCCAGGGCTTCGGCCCGATCCGCCGGGCCTGGCTCGACCGGGCAGCGAGGCTGGGCCAGACCATCACCGCGCGACTGCCCGGCGAGGCTGTGACCGGCACCTTCAAGACCATCGACGAGATGGGTTACCTTCAGCTTCAAACCGACACCGGACTGCGCGGCATAGCGGCCGCCGAGGTCTTTTTCTGA
- a CDS encoding type III pantothenate kinase, translating to MLLCIDCGNTNTVFSVWDGESFLATLRTSSEHQRTADQYWVWFSQLMEHRKVPIDIDAVIISSTVPRVVFNLRVFSDRYFNCRPMVVGKPGCELPVPPRVDAGVAVGPDRLVNTAGAFDRHGGNLIVVDFGTATTMDVVAEDGAYVGGVIAPGVNLSLEALHMAAAALPHVDVTKPEKVIGTNTVACMQSGVFWGYVGLVNGICDQIKAEYGKEMRVISTGGLAPLFQMGHARFDAFEDDLTMHGLTVIHAYNMSQAGQTA from the coding sequence ATGCTGCTCTGCATCGACTGCGGCAATACCAACACGGTGTTCTCGGTCTGGGACGGCGAGAGCTTTCTGGCCACGCTGCGGACCTCCTCCGAGCATCAGCGCACCGCCGACCAGTACTGGGTGTGGTTCAGCCAGCTCATGGAGCACCGCAAGGTGCCGATCGACATCGACGCGGTGATCATCTCCTCCACGGTGCCGCGGGTGGTGTTCAACCTGCGGGTCTTCTCGGATCGCTACTTCAACTGCCGTCCGATGGTGGTGGGCAAGCCAGGCTGCGAGCTGCCGGTGCCGCCGCGGGTGGACGCGGGCGTGGCGGTGGGCCCCGACCGGCTGGTGAACACGGCGGGCGCCTTCGACCGGCATGGCGGCAACCTGATCGTGGTGGATTTCGGCACGGCGACCACGATGGACGTGGTGGCCGAGGACGGGGCCTATGTGGGTGGCGTGATTGCGCCGGGCGTGAACCTGAGCCTGGAGGCGCTGCACATGGCCGCGGCGGCACTGCCGCATGTGGATGTGACCAAGCCCGAGAAGGTGATTGGCACCAATACGGTGGCCTGCATGCAGTCGGGCGTGTTCTGGGGCTATGTGGGCCTCGTGAATGGCATCTGCGACCAGATAAAGGCCGAGTACGGCAAGGAAATGCGGGTGATTTCGACCGGCGGGCTTGCGCCGCTCTTCCAGATGGGGCACGCCCGGTTCGACGCATTCGAGGACGACCTTACGATGCATGGGCTGACGGTGATCCATGCCTATAACATGAGCCAAGCGGGGCAGACTGCATGA